The Mycolicibacterium flavescens genomic interval CTCCGTCGAATCCGTTGACGTGCTGGTGAACAACGCCGGCGTGATGGGCATGCCGCTGACGCGCACGGCCGACGGTTTCGAATCCCACATCGGCATCAACCATCTCGGCCACTTCGCGTTGACGTCGCTGCTGGCCGACCGGATCACCGACCGGGTGATCTCGGTGGCCAGCGCGACCTATCTGTTCGCCACTTTGCATCTCGACGACCTGAACTGGCAGCGCCGAAAGTACTCGAAGTGGAACGCCTACGGCGAGTCCAAATTAGCCAACCTGCTGTTCGTCGCCGAGTTGGCGAACCGAGGTGTGCGCGCGTATGCCACCGACCCGGGCGCCACCGACACCGACATCACCCGATCGCTCGGAATGGGCGAGCATCAACGGATTCGGCGCCTGATGCACACCCCCGCCCAGGGCGCCCGTGCCACCTTGCAGGCGGTGACGACCGACCTGCCCAGCGGGACCTATCTGGCGCCGCGGTTCAATCAGCTCGGCAGGCCCAAGGTCACCCGGTTGCGACGCAAGGCCGTCGATCCGGCGACGGCCCGCCG includes:
- the fabG_24 gene encoding short-chain dehydrogenase — protein: MRVIVTGGNSGVGKATAAALAADGHSVLIACRDVDKGRRAAAEITGDVDVAALDLADLASVRAFADSVESVDVLVNNAGVMGMPLTRTADGFESHIGINHLGHFALTSLLADRITDRVISVASATYLFATLHLDDLNWQRRKYSKWNAYGESKLANLLFVAELANRGVRAYATDPGATDTDITRSLGMGEHQRIRRLMHTPAQGARATLQAVTTDLPSGTYLAPRFNQLGRPKVTRLRRKAVDPATARRLWDASAELTGCDWPR